CTGCGTAAACCTGGGTGACACCCGCCAAACGCGCTCCCCTGCCTTGTTCTCCTGGATGAATCATAATTCCCCAGTGAAACTTCTGAATCTTTGCCCACCGCTTTCCAATACCGGCACTATTCAAAGAAAAGGTATTACCATCGCAAGTGGGCAGTTAATGCTCTCCAAATGGGACAGGCTTGGCTGAAACAGGACATCTCCTTCTCAGCAGGCATCTTGCTTCCGCTCTAACTCACAAAGGAGGCAGATGGAGACCTAAAAGACTCGGAGTCATCTTAACCGTGACAGCTGTTAAATTAATACAAATGGAGAGACACACTCCAATCACGCATCTTAACTCCATTTTATTACAACATCAAGTGAGGAAGGAATGAAACTGGGAATAGACATAGAGATTAAGCCAGTCACAGTTGCACTGTCTACACCTTCCTGTAAGGGAGTAAATATCGTGGGTCTCTGTACATGCATTGTAGGActgctgtgcatgtgtgtatcGTGTGCAGATAATGTTTCTCTAGGTGttgttctcttaatttcttgATAGATGATAGCTGGAGTTGGTGTCTTCTGGCAGACTAGGAAGGGCTCTCCCGCTAGGACTGGGATCCAgccttttttttctggaattttctgaACTGGGACTGAATGGCCACCGCCGCACGTTCTGTCTCTGGCGCATCCATGTCAATGTCAAATTCTTCTTGAACTTTCTTCTGCCCGTCTGTaccaagaaatacacaaacatgACACAGTCACTGAGCTGAAAGCAGGAAGGCAGACAGCCACCCGTCCACCAGGCCGCCCACAACCACCACCCTCAGCACAAGACCTCGTCGACAATTAACTTCCAGTGGAGCTGTCCAGACCCTCCTCAGAGCTTAGGAGCTGTTTCCTGGCTGCCCCAACTCCACAACTGTGAGAGACGGCGAAACTCAAGAACAGGCTCAACATCTCAGAGATTTTCTCTACGTGATTTTCCATTTCTCAGGCCGTATTTCACATGTTAACAGTACTGCGCTGTTCCTTTGTCCTGATACCTCCTGTAGATACAGTTAAATGGGGCTACAGATAGGGACCCAATGGGGGCTGACGCAACAGCTCTGAGTTGTATCAGTCATTGAGTTTCTGTGTACACTTCTGTTGCCAATGAGATTTGCTTATTGAATTAGGACTTCTGCGTTTATCATTGTCATGAACGGACGCCCCATTTGACATTCACAGACTGAACTTTCACAAGTCTTCCATTTTGCTCCCTGGAGTAGGCTTAGCAATTTGTTTGCTAAACCAGAAAGATTTAACTAAGTCAACTGTAATGATAGCTAAAAATAGGATTAAGCCAAAGCAAAGTCAAATTTGTGCTGATTTTCCCTTTGTGCTGTGAACCTTACTGAGCAATGGCCAGCTTCAAGTCAAATActgaacataaataaataaatgacatccTGTAGTCACAGAAGGATAGAAGCTTCAAAATGCCTTCAGTCCAGTGTGAGTGCTAATCACCAGAATCACCAAAGGCATCATTCTTTTGAAATTCAGGCATGGGTCCCCACTCTACTCGCAGGGCTGTTTCTTTGCACCGCTGCAAAGGCAAGGGTCCTAAGAGAAAGGCCAAGTTAGATAGATAATATCCTGGGGGGAGGGCCAGATAGTCCCGTGTTTTTAAAGGTTCTCAGATGATTCTAAGATGCAGCCAGCATTGAGATCCAGCTACTTGGTGTACATATGAAGCAAAAAATTAGGCCCTGGAGTTAGCTTCGGGGAAACAGGACCCACCTCCTGGCTCTTGGGCTGAGAGTGTCACTGCCACCTGGGCTTCACCCGGAGCCTGGCAGGGGAGGTGCGTGCCCAGCCTGGGAGGGGGGAGTCGGGGCATTAGAGGCAGGAGAGAAAGCCCCAGCCCAGGAGCAGGGACAGGGTTCCATTCCTGACTTTGTCACCAGGCAGCCTGAGTTCATCATTTAACCTAAACGTGGTCCATTCATTCCCTTCTTCGGTGACTTTGGCTAATAACAATCAGGCAGCGCCCACAGCCAGGAGGGCGGAGAGCACTGGGGTTCTTTTACTTGCAGGTGAGGCAGCTTGTTCTCTCCTGCCTGCcctggtctctctctctccctcagtctctttccctccctccatccctccctccctccctctctctttctctctctgtccctcttcctctctctccctctcgtGCTTTCTGTCTCTCAGATACACAGCTACACAAATGACAGATAGATACGGATTGGTGAGAACATACACGCACACATATATGACCTGGCCCATATTTCAGGTGCCCCTCACTGTGTGACGTTACCTCTGCAGACCCTGGGGCAGGCTCCTCTCAGTCCTAGAGACAAGCAGTTTCCTCACAGAGCCTCCAACACACCTCCGTCTGGGAGGAGAGGATAAGGACGCTGGCTTTGGGAGCCTTAGCAGACTGGTCAGTCCATGACCTAAATCAGGAGAATTGTTCTCCTCTACCCCAGGGTTGCTGTCCATGCCCATAAAGGCAGGGACAGTGAGCACCAATGTCCTGGCACTGTGTTTCTAAGCCATGAGCCCCGGTGACAGGAAGAACGAGTGGGATTTTCTCTTCCTGCATCAGGGAGCTGCTCACATTCTAACCTACATGGCAGGACCCCCTCTTCAGGGATCTGCTGAGGGGTGGTCCCACTGGGAGCGGGGAGCTCCCTGAAGTGCAAGTCCATACATTAAACACGTTCATTTTCCCATTATCAGGTGGACCTAAGACTGGAGCGTCCCTGCCACACCTGACCGGGAGTGGCTGCAGCTCATGGAATCCCAGGCACCCACGTGTTAATACCAGCAACATCTGCAGGTAAGCAGCCCCTTCAGCTCTAGGAATTGTCTTAGGATGTCTTCGGCATCCCAGATCCTTTCCCCTTTACATTTACTGTGTCGCGAtggcaaatggaaaaaattaGCCCTGATTCAAACGAGATGGTAGATTTCTCTTTTAGATTCAAAATGTTGCTGCAACCTGAAGTTTTTGAAGAGTCTGATTCACCTTTTCCCTTTTATAACAATGGAGAAAaacagcattattattttttgacaACTGATAAAGGAAGATGCagaaaattatgtatatttagGGTATATATAATGTAACCGTAAGGACAGGTCATAAGACTAAACTTCAAATTATATCTTAAACAAATATCTTCAGCCAAAAGTGATCTATAGATTCCTCCCTTGTTTGAAAAAAGAGTGTTAAAATCCGAGTAGTCAAGCTGCCTGCCAAAGGCCCCTCCCATGACCTGGCTGATGGCACAAGCAGGTGCAGGTGGCCACGTGAGCACCTCCCTTCTCCGTAACCACCGGGCAGAGGTAGGGCACCCACCAGCAGCACCAGGGACCCTTTCTGCTGCTGAAGCCCAGGGAGAGAAGCCCACTTGCACCCCCAGGCCTCTACACAGGGAGGCCAGGAGGTGCCATGGCAAAGCCTCCACGAGGCCACCAAAGGGCACCTTCTGCAGGCAACACATGAAGAAGGGGAGGCTCTGTCCTTGATGGAAAACGCAGCCCATCTGGATGAGGTAAGGGGGTGCTGTGTAATGGGGCGGGCTGCAGGCATGGCTGGGGTAGAGAGAAGGGGCCATCCAGGGTGGGCATCTCCAGGTGTGCAGCTCCTCGGGAGCCCCCACTGATGGATTCTCGAGCCAGGGAGCTCTGCGTGGGCTCCTGAGCCCCTGTGTGCCTACAGCAGTGCCCACACCAAGACCTGGCCAGCAGTGCCCGTCAGCCCCTCGGAGATGAGGctgactccctccctccctccgagCCCTCATTTCCCCTCCCCATCAGGCAGCTGCAGAAGCAGGGGGTGGGTCCAGATTAGAGTGGATTTGGGGGGCCTTCGACTGCTCTGTGACTCTGGGAGTTTCACAGCTTGTCTGGGTCTGTTTGCTCATGTCAAAAGTGAAGAATTAAAACCATTTCCAAAAAGCCTGCTCCTCATAGCTTCCGGTGTTACATCAGATCAAGGCCATGCTGTCAATTAAGCTGCAGGCCCAGCGGTGTTGGGCAAGATGGCCAGAGCTGCAAATGGGTGTGGGGCAGCCACATGgctccccagccctggggcccAGCATCTGCTGAGTGGTGAGGCCTCGGGTGCGTAGGCCCTGATGCAGAGGGCAAGGGGGTGCTTTCCAGAGGGGCTGACGAGCACAGCGAGGCAGGGGTGCCCAGGCATCAGGCCCTCCCCAGGCACTTGGCTGGCAGGTGGCATTTGCTGGCCTTGTCACTGGATGGTGTGAGCCCCGCTCAGCAGCACAAGGCATAGAGACTGTACCTAAGGCAGTGCAGCCCCCGACTCATGGGGCATGTGGTTATAACCTGAGAAGGCACAAAAGAAGAGTGTCCCCAGGCTCGATGACCAGGAGGTGCTGCAGGCGCGGGGCCTCTGCAGCTTCTTCCTTGGGAGGGACAGTAGATATAAATGAGCACCCATCCCACTTCCCAATCACCCTGCAGCCATTCACACCATCCTTCCATTGGTGGCTTCATAAAGATATCTGCAGGCTTCTGTCTGGACTGGGTGAGCTTTACCTGACATTTTTATCCAGGATTCTGCTAGTAGGCAAAATGCATAGGCACCCCCAGTTCCTGACAGTGGCTTTTGTCAGCCTGGGTGAGCAGTGTTTCACCAGAACACTTTGTAAATGGCCCAGGACTGCACAGTCATTATTTGTGTCTGTTGTGTCTAGGATTGTGGAATTTTATCATTTCTCTGTATCCCTAAATGAAAAAATTCTGAAGCCAACCAGGAGAATGTCAAGAGATTATTCATACCTCTTTAATGTAAAAAAAGGTATGTAAAAGTTTGATGTGAAATAATCATGATTGCCAACTCCCTGGAAAAAGAGAGGAAACCTGATTTCCTGGCCAAATAGCTCAGGAGGTGCGAGGACCCCCACAACCATAACTGCAAAGTCCTGCGTGGTTGGGCGGGCTGGGGAGGTCTGGCCTCAGAGGCGTGGGGCAGCCTGGGGGAGTGAGGATCAAAGTCCGTCAGGCTGGGCAGTTGCCATCATCTGCTACCGTTATCTGTGCACCTACCCATCACCCATCTCTCCATGCATCCATTTTCTCTCAGAACAAAGAGCACAGCAGCAAAATGGCCCCAGGTAGTTAGACTTCCCTGCTGGGCAAAACCTTCATCCAACAACCAAGACACAACACAGGGCTCTGCCGATGTTCCCAGTGTAATGCCCGGACCTCCCCACCAGGAGGGAACCCAGCCCTATTCAAATTACACATTGTACTACTACAGATATTTCTTATGCTGTTTTCCCGAAATACTGCCGTTTCCTTGCAGAAACTGAGACAGGAAGTGGCCCtgctattttgcattttattatgtCATAAGAGAAATGTTCAGGCAGCCCTTCTTAAAAATGCCATGGTAATAAGAGCCGTCCTTTATTGAGCATTAAATAACCCTCCCTCATAGACTTAAGTGGATTTTCTTTTACAGATCATTTGATGGCAAATGTCAAATGGAGAATCATAAATATAAAAGGAAGGAACTATTACCACTTGAAggtaatcccaaatgaacattaTGAGAATCTGATATTGTCATGAAAATCCATCAAAGGGGAAAGTGGTTTCACACACTAAAATCCCATTTGCATGCATCCATTCTGTGAAACACAGAGTCTAACTAGAGACACGGTTACCAAATTAGTCCTACAGCCTATTAAGAGTTTCTTACCAAGCCCCAAGCATGAGTCTGTAGGGCCGCCATTACAAAGTGCCACAGACCtggcagcttaaacaacagacgtTTATTGTCATGCGGCTCCAGAGAGTGGGGGTCCAAAATCAACACACTGGCTGgcctggtttctcctgaggcctctctccctggCCTGCAGACGGCCACCTCCTTGCTGAGGGCTCCTGCAGTCTGGAGTCTCTTCCTCTCCTTATGAGGACACCAAACTGGATTAAGACCCCACAACACAATGACCTCATTGTAACTTAATGACCTCTTTAAGGGGTATATGTTCAAATACAGCACCAGTCCTCAGGGCTTCAGAGTATGAATTTGGAGAAACGTATTTCAATCCATAATAGTACCTCACCTAACTTTGGGCTCTGCAGGTTTTAAAGTAGCTTTGCATTCTCTGTCTTGTCTGGCTTCTGCAACCGTTTAAGAGCTGCAGGAAACGTCCACTGTCTCCATCTTACAAAGGCACAGAAACCATGACGTGTGTCACCCAAGATCGCCTGGTGAGTGTCGCCAAGGGCTGATTTGGAATCCAGGTCTTGCTccaaatcttgatttttttccgcAGTGTTGTATTACTTTCAGATCCTTAGACACGGGCCACACTGAAAGCCTTCTCTGTGGACTAGTTAATGTTgctcatgggaaaaaaaatcttaactggTCCAGGTCCTACCACATGTTTGCAACATCTGCTTATTTACCAGGCATTTTAGGAGAATTTATATCAAATTCCACCATTCAGCAAGTGGTCTGGAATGCCTAGTCTGGCCATGAATGCCTAGTATGGCTGGGAGAGAGCAAAGAACAAACCCGAGCTCAGCTCTcctggagaaaagaggaaataaaaaggtaaatgCTCAGGTAAGGAAAGAAATTTCAGAAGTTCCAAAAATGAAGCAGCTGAGTGGGAGagcatgtgtgtgcacgcacTCAAGTTGTAGGGAAGGAAGGCctctgggaagaagaaagggtggagggggaggcaggctgggggaggaggtCCTTCCCCAAAGCCAGCCTAGACCCATCTGCCCCGGAGGGAGGGGCAGCTAGGGGCCCTTTGTTGACGAGAAAGCAGACTTCTTGAAAAATTATTCTTCACCCATGCATTCACAATCTAAGTGGCAGACTTGAAATAATTATAgcataaattatttagaaattagcAGACATGTAGTCATCCAGGGCACAACAGAGCTATTCGTGGATCCTGTAATAGCCCGAGAGATGATAAAAAGTTTGAAGCTCAGCATCACTCAAAAACATACCTGCCCCTAGACTTGATCAAGGGAGCTCTGAAATCTATTTGTTTCTCAGTTCTGGTGATATAAAGTCATTGCCTAGAGGTACTGCCAATAAGTCATGCATACAGGGCCttgcacacacgcgcacacaaacacacacacacacacacacacacacacacacaggtaaagatttattttatagaaacaaATTACCTCCTATGGCCTAATCCTGTAGATCAAAAATTTGTGCATAAGCAGTAAATTGGGATATAATTGTCCTGAGTAGGAGTTTGCCTTGATTAGGAGGCGCAGCACAGAGCTGCTATAAAAGGCCCTAAGTTTTAGCATGCCATAAAGAAATAACAGTCATTTAACTTAAGTATGCCTTGCAAATGGGGTATTATAATGCCAAGGTTCTTACAAAATGCCCTACCTTCTTTCAAAGTGTAATATTAACTCTTAACTCCGAAAGAATTAACATGTTAGTTGCATTACCCTTGATAGACTTAAGGTAATTGAAGTAAAGggtcactccccccacccccctgcaccAGGGCCACCCATTGGCCAAGGAGAGCCAGTGTGGCTGCCTTTATTGGGACCCAAACTCAGGGCCTCCAGCAAGGGAAGCaaagagacaagaaaagaaaggattggaATTTTTATCCCTTGAGGCCCAAATTGGATCAAAATACACCCAGAGAACAAGGCTTCTAGTGTTAGGGAACAGGTCAATTCCTCCcaagaataaaatgataataaaaatacatttatataccCAGTTCATAA
The DNA window shown above is from Manis javanica isolate MJ-LG chromosome 3, MJ_LKY, whole genome shotgun sequence and carries:
- the PCP4 gene encoding calmodulin regulator protein PCP4 isoform X2, with translation MSERQGAGATNGKDKTSGENDGQKKVQEEFDIDMDAPETERAAVAIQSQFRKFQKKKAGSQS